The Anastrepha ludens isolate Willacy chromosome 2, idAnaLude1.1, whole genome shotgun sequence genome contains a region encoding:
- the LOC128865396 gene encoding uncharacterized protein LOC128865396 isoform X2, which yields MPARSSESKTGADGVVEKLRVRRPCSRISNPRTRSESCRRMQRRSGMIVTMSVEQSGGIALKTAEGIAASHTRQVSTTSTLFGPLGVSIGVVCESTTENKEVVVDMKNCSKDNTNLAIDWNVTAPEYENLLKNTQNRPPLEFRKSLSFLADRQFEMLSLLNVKSIQHLLDMPLRKVLEIKLSNQQLQLLLAMLETEVNTSPKSLKLSSEKMESLKSIAEELDKIDLNDDDDEQPLVIDETISNIEENKTLITKDNERSVDAIEECFSKIRNVKIPQTRAALKDVRSELTEMIAELNEKENRLSRQLQQNNQLADAVNNKESTGHDNEDVVTTTSKAQPSISPHGTDAKQNVLVEAGKLEKSVNKPTRGPRTAKRRRKVNKSRNLKSSTTTTTKNTDNTTCDMIFCLNSTSPKQPFKESSKITKPPSTISSALDVISPNTNFDVAASPTIVNALPMLDSTTPETPSTFSGSSGIFFIDPRSMVILHDSAVKGNGTIDKPIVKSCKMCPKKPEFHLTASKSAVLVDVCASNLMAGAPEQLCATPNVTAIGGMPLIEPDSDDTNTLSKEYIDCKVQKITKPLKSFSAAPTQQNLQPTVLIKKLSTPLRKREHNVDADSTTTSIELCSSKEKKLETNDNENVSCAQSRDVHVSKKTKIAQYPKKTRKRLVKVVDLTDDSDNPIIQAKPNISDNSDDLAEVCVSESSFMMEGIEVQASDTNLASVSHESEMNDAKHNSKSVSPASPLFESIKSDLEENDIINDREQKGPLITCELVDDLVTNSSIEESRNQTVSSYCSITPKDKEKCEDSIIHSPAQRRIEFDAKSCTKTVDDYSDNDKDDSHNAALTVKIANTPLSPISSGITSPINTFTFREYKPTAEIDGCCAEIIYLLKEIDIPNIPVNKPDDLDLLLRTNSSDPRLFKYLKKNANAVHGASSLCVYSKVSQSDPRRSSSIYNSDTYLSQRPQEPSQQTPNMLLYGCLQRSPWYQSLMSTMKIQINQTVSVLVHAINSFQKMRLEYPNAVFDIFKLYCAGELLEILENLGLFVDVNGVISEKKNVSSFAGRSYGCSSVVNATYSFIQPVEPPSVTVQHQQMRSFTAPSANFSAPSATFQQPSPSPSPFISCYIDSPQMAMEKPVQLPKPSLPRPSPITYSRRPTLPQQPPSSPPPRRHCGLKVPYSSRPPRHLWSPIKRQASYSDSEEECWDSDDDTTSSRPSKLPLSPDGSDSSHNSYEVPHRNYSKTEKFVEGRSSNYGKSLESAKKRY from the exons ATGCCGGCACGTTCATCCGAATCCAAGACTGGGGCTGATGGAGTAGTAGAGAAGTTGCGTGTTCGTCGACCTTGCTCTCGAATATCTAATCCGCGAACACGAAGCGAAAGTTGTAGGCGTATGCAACGCAGAAGCGGCATGATTGTGACTATGTCTGTAGAACAAAGTGGAGGAATAGCATTGAAAACGGCTGAAGGTATTGCGGCTTCACATACAAGACAAGTCTCAACTACCTCGACGTTATTCGGTCCTTTGGGCGTGTCGATTGGAGTTGTATGTGAGAGCACAACAGAAAATAAAGAAG TTGTTGTGGATATGAAAAATTGCTCGAAGGACAATACAAATCTAGCAATAGATTGGAATGTAACAGCGCCAGAGTACGAAAACCTTTTGAAGAACACACAAAATCGTCCCCCTTTGGAATTTCGAAAAAGTCTGAGTTTCCTAGCGGATCGGCAGTTTGAAATGCTGTCtctgttaaatgttaaaagcaTCCAGCACTTGCTGGATATGCCACTAAGAAAAGTGCTTGAAATTAAATTGAGTAATCAGCAACTACAGCTACTTCTAGCAATGTTGGAAACGGAAGTGAATACCAGTCCAAAGTCTTTGAAATTATCTTCAGAAAAAATGGAATCTTTAAAATCGATTGCAGAGGAGTTGGACAAAATTGACTTAAACGACGATGATGACGAACAACCATTGGTTATTGACGAAACTATTTCCAATATTGAAGAG AATAAAACACTAATAACGAAAGATAACGAGCGAAGCGTGGATGCTATCGAggaatgtttttctaaaattcgaAATGTCAAAATCCCTCAAACTCGAGCTGCCCTAAAGGACGTAAGATCAGAGTTAACTGAAATGATTGCCGAATTGAATGAGAAAGAGAATCGGCTATCCCGTCAATTACAACAAAATAATCAACTAGCCGATGCTGTCAACAATAAAGAATCTACCGGGCATGACAATGAAGATGTCGTCACAACTACAAGTAAGGCACAACCGAGTATATCACCTCATGGTACCGATGCTAAACAAAACGTTTTAGTTGAGGCTGGTAAACTTGAAAAGTCTGTTAATAAACCGACAAGAGGTCCGCGGACTGCTAAACGCCGacgtaaagtaaataaaagcagGAACTTAAAATCatctacaacaaccacaactaaAAACACTGACAACACTACTTGtgatatgattttttgtttaaattcaacATCTCCTAAACAGCCTTTTAAAGAATCGTCTAAAATAACTAAACCACCTTCGACGATATCATCCGCATTGGATGTGATTTCtccaaatacaaattttgacgTTGCAGCATCTCCAACTATCGTGAATGCGTTGCCCATGTTAGATTCGACAACACCTGAAACACCTTCAACATTTTCAGGAAgctcaggaattttttttattgatccaAGATCGATGGTCATTTTGCATGATAGTGCTGTGAAAGGTAATGGAACAATAGATAAACCTATTGTAAAATCTTGCAAAATGTGTCCAAAAAAGCCTGAATTTCATCTTACTGCTAGTAAAAGCGCAGTACTTGTAGATGTGTGCGCGTCCAACTTAATGGCAGGTGCACCCGAACAGCTTTGTGCAACACCAAATGTAACTGCGATTGGTGGTATGCCTCTAATTGAACCAGACTCGGACGACACAAACACCTTGTCAAAGGAATACATAGACTGTAAAGTTCAAAAGATTACTAAGCCTTTAAAATCGTTTTCAGCGGCACCCACACAACAAAACCTGCAACCGACagttttgatcaaaaagttgtCTACTCCGCTACGAAAGAGGGAACATAATGTAGATGCAGATAGCACTACGACAAGTATTGAACTTTGTTCTTCTAAagagaaaaaattggaaacaaacGACAACGAAAATGTGTCATGTGCTCAATCAAGGGATGTGCATGTCTCTAAGAAAACCAAGATAGCGCAATATCCGAAGAAGACACGAAAACGTCTCGTTAAAGTTGTGGACTTGACTGACGATAGCGATAATCCAATAATCCAAGCGAAACCCA atATATCAGATAATTCAGATGACCTAGCCGAGGTGTGTGTATCCGAGAGTTCGTTTATGATGGAAGGAATTGAGGTGCAAGCTTCAGACACCAATTTGGCTTCAGTTTCGCATGAAAGTGAGATGAATGATGCGAAGCATAACTCAAAGTCAGTTTCGCCGGCGTCACCGCTATTTGAATCGATTAAAAGTGACTTGGAAGAAAACGATATTATAAATGATCGTGAGCAAAAGGGCCCTTTAATTACTTGTGAGCTGGTCGATGACTTAGTTACCAATTCCAGTATTGAAGAATCCAGAAATCAGACGGTCAGCTCTTACTGCAGTATTACACCTAAAGATAAGg AAAAATGTGAAGACTCCATAATTCATTCACCAGCACAACGCCGTATTGAGTTTGACGCGAAATCATGCACTAAAACTGTAGATGATTATTCTGATAATGATAAAGATGATTCTCACAATGCGGCCTTAACTGTGAAAATCGCTAATACTCCTTTGTCGCCCATTTCAAGTGGTATTACTAGTCCCATTAATACCTTCACATTTAGAGAATATAAGCCCACCGCGGAAATAGATGGCTGTTGTGCagaaattatatatttg CTTAAAGAAATTGATATACCTAACATTCCGGTAAACAAACCCGATGATTTAGATTTGCTTCTGCGAACGAACTCTTCTGATCCTAGATtgtttaagtatttaaaaaag AATGCCAATGCAGTGCATGGTGCTTCGTCACTTTGTGTTTACAGTAAAGTCAGTCAGAGTGATCCTCGCCGCTCGAGTAGCATTTACAATTCGGATACATATTTAAGCCAACGTCCACAAGAACCTAGCCAGCAAACGCCCAATATGCTGCTCTATGGCTGCCTGCAACGTTCTCCATGGTATCAGTCGCTGATGTCTAcaatgaaaatacaaataaatcaaaCCGTTTCGGTACTCGTACATGCTATCAATAGTTTTCAGAAAATGCGTCTAGAATATCCCAACGCTGTCTTTgatattttcaaactttattgcGCTGGCGAGTTAttggaaattttggaaaatctcGGACTCTTCGTAGACGTCAACGGGGTAATAtctgaaaagaaaaatgtatccaGCTTCGCGGGTCGCTCATACGGTTGTTCTTCGGTGGTGAatgcgacctacagttttattcagCCAGTGGAGCCGCCTTCAGTAACAGTTCAACATCAACAGATGCGTTCTTTCACAGCACCATCCGCAAACTTTTCTGCACCATCAGCTACCTTTCAACAACCATCACCATCACCATCACCATTCATTAGCTGCTACATTGATTCGCCACAAATGGCAATGGAGAAGCCAGTACAGCTGCCAAAACCTTCTTTGCCTCGACCATCACCTATTACATACTCTCGTCGGCCAACACTACCACAACAACCGCCATCGTCACCACCACCAAGACGTCACTGCGGACTAAAGGTGCCATATTCGTCTAGGCCACCTCGTCATTTATGGTCGCCGATAAAGCGTCAAGCGAGTTACTCGGACTCTGAAGAGGAGTGCTGGGATTCGGACGATGATACAACTTCATCCAGACCGTCAAAACTTCCACTTAGTCCTGACGGTTCTGATAGTTCTCACAATAGTTATGAAGTTCCTCATCGCAATTactcaaaaactgaaaaatttgtcGAGGGTCGTTCGTCAAACTACGGAAAATCGCTCGAAAGCGCTAAGAAGCGTTACTAA
- the LOC128865396 gene encoding uncharacterized protein LOC128865396 isoform X1 — protein sequence MPARSSESKTGADGVVEKLRVRRPCSRISNPRTRSESCRRMQRRSGMIVTMSVEQSGGIALKTAEGIAASHTRQVSTTSTLFGPLGVSIGVVCESTTENKEVVVDMKNCSKDNTNLAIDWNVTAPEYENLLKNTQNRPPLEFRKSLSFLADRQFEMLSLLNVKSIQHLLDMPLRKVLEIKLSNQQLQLLLAMLETEVNTSPKSLKLSSEKMESLKSIAEELDKIDLNDDDDEQPLVIDETISNIEENKTLITKDNERSVDAIEECFSKIRNVKIPQTRAALKDVRSELTEMIAELNEKENRLSRQLQQNNQLADAVNNKESTGHDNEDVVTTTSKAQPSISPHGTDAKQNVLVEAGKLEKSVNKPTRGPRTAKRRRKVNKSRNLKSSTTTTTKNTDNTTCDMIFCLNSTSPKQPFKESSKITKPPSTISSALDVISPNTNFDVAASPTIVNALPMLDSTTPETPSTFSGSSGIFFIDPRSMVILHDSAVKGNGTIDKPIVKSCKMCPKKPEFHLTASKSAVLVDVCASNLMAGAPEQLCATPNVTAIGGMPLIEPDSDDTNTLSKEYIDCKVQKITKPLKSFSAAPTQQNLQPTVLIKKLSTPLRKREHNVDADSTTTSIELCSSKEKKLETNDNENVSCAQSRDVHVSKKTKIAQYPKKTRKRLVKVVDLTDDSDNPIIQAKPNYFSDISDNSDDLAEVCVSESSFMMEGIEVQASDTNLASVSHESEMNDAKHNSKSVSPASPLFESIKSDLEENDIINDREQKGPLITCELVDDLVTNSSIEESRNQTVSSYCSITPKDKEKCEDSIIHSPAQRRIEFDAKSCTKTVDDYSDNDKDDSHNAALTVKIANTPLSPISSGITSPINTFTFREYKPTAEIDGCCAEIIYLLKEIDIPNIPVNKPDDLDLLLRTNSSDPRLFKYLKKNANAVHGASSLCVYSKVSQSDPRRSSSIYNSDTYLSQRPQEPSQQTPNMLLYGCLQRSPWYQSLMSTMKIQINQTVSVLVHAINSFQKMRLEYPNAVFDIFKLYCAGELLEILENLGLFVDVNGVISEKKNVSSFAGRSYGCSSVVNATYSFIQPVEPPSVTVQHQQMRSFTAPSANFSAPSATFQQPSPSPSPFISCYIDSPQMAMEKPVQLPKPSLPRPSPITYSRRPTLPQQPPSSPPPRRHCGLKVPYSSRPPRHLWSPIKRQASYSDSEEECWDSDDDTTSSRPSKLPLSPDGSDSSHNSYEVPHRNYSKTEKFVEGRSSNYGKSLESAKKRY from the exons ATGCCGGCACGTTCATCCGAATCCAAGACTGGGGCTGATGGAGTAGTAGAGAAGTTGCGTGTTCGTCGACCTTGCTCTCGAATATCTAATCCGCGAACACGAAGCGAAAGTTGTAGGCGTATGCAACGCAGAAGCGGCATGATTGTGACTATGTCTGTAGAACAAAGTGGAGGAATAGCATTGAAAACGGCTGAAGGTATTGCGGCTTCACATACAAGACAAGTCTCAACTACCTCGACGTTATTCGGTCCTTTGGGCGTGTCGATTGGAGTTGTATGTGAGAGCACAACAGAAAATAAAGAAG TTGTTGTGGATATGAAAAATTGCTCGAAGGACAATACAAATCTAGCAATAGATTGGAATGTAACAGCGCCAGAGTACGAAAACCTTTTGAAGAACACACAAAATCGTCCCCCTTTGGAATTTCGAAAAAGTCTGAGTTTCCTAGCGGATCGGCAGTTTGAAATGCTGTCtctgttaaatgttaaaagcaTCCAGCACTTGCTGGATATGCCACTAAGAAAAGTGCTTGAAATTAAATTGAGTAATCAGCAACTACAGCTACTTCTAGCAATGTTGGAAACGGAAGTGAATACCAGTCCAAAGTCTTTGAAATTATCTTCAGAAAAAATGGAATCTTTAAAATCGATTGCAGAGGAGTTGGACAAAATTGACTTAAACGACGATGATGACGAACAACCATTGGTTATTGACGAAACTATTTCCAATATTGAAGAG AATAAAACACTAATAACGAAAGATAACGAGCGAAGCGTGGATGCTATCGAggaatgtttttctaaaattcgaAATGTCAAAATCCCTCAAACTCGAGCTGCCCTAAAGGACGTAAGATCAGAGTTAACTGAAATGATTGCCGAATTGAATGAGAAAGAGAATCGGCTATCCCGTCAATTACAACAAAATAATCAACTAGCCGATGCTGTCAACAATAAAGAATCTACCGGGCATGACAATGAAGATGTCGTCACAACTACAAGTAAGGCACAACCGAGTATATCACCTCATGGTACCGATGCTAAACAAAACGTTTTAGTTGAGGCTGGTAAACTTGAAAAGTCTGTTAATAAACCGACAAGAGGTCCGCGGACTGCTAAACGCCGacgtaaagtaaataaaagcagGAACTTAAAATCatctacaacaaccacaactaaAAACACTGACAACACTACTTGtgatatgattttttgtttaaattcaacATCTCCTAAACAGCCTTTTAAAGAATCGTCTAAAATAACTAAACCACCTTCGACGATATCATCCGCATTGGATGTGATTTCtccaaatacaaattttgacgTTGCAGCATCTCCAACTATCGTGAATGCGTTGCCCATGTTAGATTCGACAACACCTGAAACACCTTCAACATTTTCAGGAAgctcaggaattttttttattgatccaAGATCGATGGTCATTTTGCATGATAGTGCTGTGAAAGGTAATGGAACAATAGATAAACCTATTGTAAAATCTTGCAAAATGTGTCCAAAAAAGCCTGAATTTCATCTTACTGCTAGTAAAAGCGCAGTACTTGTAGATGTGTGCGCGTCCAACTTAATGGCAGGTGCACCCGAACAGCTTTGTGCAACACCAAATGTAACTGCGATTGGTGGTATGCCTCTAATTGAACCAGACTCGGACGACACAAACACCTTGTCAAAGGAATACATAGACTGTAAAGTTCAAAAGATTACTAAGCCTTTAAAATCGTTTTCAGCGGCACCCACACAACAAAACCTGCAACCGACagttttgatcaaaaagttgtCTACTCCGCTACGAAAGAGGGAACATAATGTAGATGCAGATAGCACTACGACAAGTATTGAACTTTGTTCTTCTAAagagaaaaaattggaaacaaacGACAACGAAAATGTGTCATGTGCTCAATCAAGGGATGTGCATGTCTCTAAGAAAACCAAGATAGCGCAATATCCGAAGAAGACACGAAAACGTCTCGTTAAAGTTGTGGACTTGACTGACGATAGCGATAATCCAATAATCCAAGCGAAACCCA attatttttcagatATATCAGATAATTCAGATGACCTAGCCGAGGTGTGTGTATCCGAGAGTTCGTTTATGATGGAAGGAATTGAGGTGCAAGCTTCAGACACCAATTTGGCTTCAGTTTCGCATGAAAGTGAGATGAATGATGCGAAGCATAACTCAAAGTCAGTTTCGCCGGCGTCACCGCTATTTGAATCGATTAAAAGTGACTTGGAAGAAAACGATATTATAAATGATCGTGAGCAAAAGGGCCCTTTAATTACTTGTGAGCTGGTCGATGACTTAGTTACCAATTCCAGTATTGAAGAATCCAGAAATCAGACGGTCAGCTCTTACTGCAGTATTACACCTAAAGATAAGg AAAAATGTGAAGACTCCATAATTCATTCACCAGCACAACGCCGTATTGAGTTTGACGCGAAATCATGCACTAAAACTGTAGATGATTATTCTGATAATGATAAAGATGATTCTCACAATGCGGCCTTAACTGTGAAAATCGCTAATACTCCTTTGTCGCCCATTTCAAGTGGTATTACTAGTCCCATTAATACCTTCACATTTAGAGAATATAAGCCCACCGCGGAAATAGATGGCTGTTGTGCagaaattatatatttg CTTAAAGAAATTGATATACCTAACATTCCGGTAAACAAACCCGATGATTTAGATTTGCTTCTGCGAACGAACTCTTCTGATCCTAGATtgtttaagtatttaaaaaag AATGCCAATGCAGTGCATGGTGCTTCGTCACTTTGTGTTTACAGTAAAGTCAGTCAGAGTGATCCTCGCCGCTCGAGTAGCATTTACAATTCGGATACATATTTAAGCCAACGTCCACAAGAACCTAGCCAGCAAACGCCCAATATGCTGCTCTATGGCTGCCTGCAACGTTCTCCATGGTATCAGTCGCTGATGTCTAcaatgaaaatacaaataaatcaaaCCGTTTCGGTACTCGTACATGCTATCAATAGTTTTCAGAAAATGCGTCTAGAATATCCCAACGCTGTCTTTgatattttcaaactttattgcGCTGGCGAGTTAttggaaattttggaaaatctcGGACTCTTCGTAGACGTCAACGGGGTAATAtctgaaaagaaaaatgtatccaGCTTCGCGGGTCGCTCATACGGTTGTTCTTCGGTGGTGAatgcgacctacagttttattcagCCAGTGGAGCCGCCTTCAGTAACAGTTCAACATCAACAGATGCGTTCTTTCACAGCACCATCCGCAAACTTTTCTGCACCATCAGCTACCTTTCAACAACCATCACCATCACCATCACCATTCATTAGCTGCTACATTGATTCGCCACAAATGGCAATGGAGAAGCCAGTACAGCTGCCAAAACCTTCTTTGCCTCGACCATCACCTATTACATACTCTCGTCGGCCAACACTACCACAACAACCGCCATCGTCACCACCACCAAGACGTCACTGCGGACTAAAGGTGCCATATTCGTCTAGGCCACCTCGTCATTTATGGTCGCCGATAAAGCGTCAAGCGAGTTACTCGGACTCTGAAGAGGAGTGCTGGGATTCGGACGATGATACAACTTCATCCAGACCGTCAAAACTTCCACTTAGTCCTGACGGTTCTGATAGTTCTCACAATAGTTATGAAGTTCCTCATCGCAATTactcaaaaactgaaaaatttgtcGAGGGTCGTTCGTCAAACTACGGAAAATCGCTCGAAAGCGCTAAGAAGCGTTACTAA
- the LOC128865396 gene encoding uncharacterized protein LOC128865396 isoform X5, whose amino-acid sequence MPARSSESKTGADGVVEKLRVRRPCSRISNPRTRSESCRRMQRRSGMIVTMSVEQSGGIALKTAEGIAASHTRQVSTTSTLFGPLGVSIGVVCESTTENKEVVVDMKNCSKDNTNLAIDWNVTAPEYENLLKNTQNRPPLEFRKSLSFLADRQFEMLSLLNVKSIQHLLDMPLRKVLEIKLSNQQLQLLLAMLETEVNTSPKSLKLSSEKMESLKSIAEELDKIDLNDDDDEQPLVIDETISNIEENKTLITKDNERSVDAIEECFSKIRNVKIPQTRAALKDVRSELTEMIAELNEKENRLSRQLQQNNQLADAVNNKESTGHDNEDVVTTTTAPTQQNLQPTVLIKKLSTPLRKREHNVDADSTTTSIELCSSKEKKLETNDNENVSCAQSRDVHVSKKTKIAQYPKKTRKRLVKVVDLTDDSDNPIIQAKPNYFSDISDNSDDLAEVCVSESSFMMEGIEVQASDTNLASVSHESEMNDAKHNSKSVSPASPLFESIKSDLEENDIINDREQKGPLITCELVDDLVTNSSIEESRNQTVSSYCSITPKDKEKCEDSIIHSPAQRRIEFDAKSCTKTVDDYSDNDKDDSHNAALTVKIANTPLSPISSGITSPINTFTFREYKPTAEIDGCCAEIIYLLKEIDIPNIPVNKPDDLDLLLRTNSSDPRLFKYLKKNANAVHGASSLCVYSKVSQSDPRRSSSIYNSDTYLSQRPQEPSQQTPNMLLYGCLQRSPWYQSLMSTMKIQINQTVSVLVHAINSFQKMRLEYPNAVFDIFKLYCAGELLEILENLGLFVDVNGVISEKKNVSSFAGRSYGCSSVVNATYSFIQPVEPPSVTVQHQQMRSFTAPSANFSAPSATFQQPSPSPSPFISCYIDSPQMAMEKPVQLPKPSLPRPSPITYSRRPTLPQQPPSSPPPRRHCGLKVPYSSRPPRHLWSPIKRQASYSDSEEECWDSDDDTTSSRPSKLPLSPDGSDSSHNSYEVPHRNYSKTEKFVEGRSSNYGKSLESAKKRY is encoded by the exons ATGCCGGCACGTTCATCCGAATCCAAGACTGGGGCTGATGGAGTAGTAGAGAAGTTGCGTGTTCGTCGACCTTGCTCTCGAATATCTAATCCGCGAACACGAAGCGAAAGTTGTAGGCGTATGCAACGCAGAAGCGGCATGATTGTGACTATGTCTGTAGAACAAAGTGGAGGAATAGCATTGAAAACGGCTGAAGGTATTGCGGCTTCACATACAAGACAAGTCTCAACTACCTCGACGTTATTCGGTCCTTTGGGCGTGTCGATTGGAGTTGTATGTGAGAGCACAACAGAAAATAAAGAAG TTGTTGTGGATATGAAAAATTGCTCGAAGGACAATACAAATCTAGCAATAGATTGGAATGTAACAGCGCCAGAGTACGAAAACCTTTTGAAGAACACACAAAATCGTCCCCCTTTGGAATTTCGAAAAAGTCTGAGTTTCCTAGCGGATCGGCAGTTTGAAATGCTGTCtctgttaaatgttaaaagcaTCCAGCACTTGCTGGATATGCCACTAAGAAAAGTGCTTGAAATTAAATTGAGTAATCAGCAACTACAGCTACTTCTAGCAATGTTGGAAACGGAAGTGAATACCAGTCCAAAGTCTTTGAAATTATCTTCAGAAAAAATGGAATCTTTAAAATCGATTGCAGAGGAGTTGGACAAAATTGACTTAAACGACGATGATGACGAACAACCATTGGTTATTGACGAAACTATTTCCAATATTGAAGAG AATAAAACACTAATAACGAAAGATAACGAGCGAAGCGTGGATGCTATCGAggaatgtttttctaaaattcgaAATGTCAAAATCCCTCAAACTCGAGCTGCCCTAAAGGACGTAAGATCAGAGTTAACTGAAATGATTGCCGAATTGAATGAGAAAGAGAATCGGCTATCCCGTCAATTACAACAAAATAATCAACTAGCCGATGCTGTCAACAATAAAGAATCTACCGGGCATGACAATGAAGATGTCGTCACAACTACAA CGGCACCCACACAACAAAACCTGCAACCGACagttttgatcaaaaagttgtCTACTCCGCTACGAAAGAGGGAACATAATGTAGATGCAGATAGCACTACGACAAGTATTGAACTTTGTTCTTCTAAagagaaaaaattggaaacaaacGACAACGAAAATGTGTCATGTGCTCAATCAAGGGATGTGCATGTCTCTAAGAAAACCAAGATAGCGCAATATCCGAAGAAGACACGAAAACGTCTCGTTAAAGTTGTGGACTTGACTGACGATAGCGATAATCCAATAATCCAAGCGAAACCCA attatttttcagatATATCAGATAATTCAGATGACCTAGCCGAGGTGTGTGTATCCGAGAGTTCGTTTATGATGGAAGGAATTGAGGTGCAAGCTTCAGACACCAATTTGGCTTCAGTTTCGCATGAAAGTGAGATGAATGATGCGAAGCATAACTCAAAGTCAGTTTCGCCGGCGTCACCGCTATTTGAATCGATTAAAAGTGACTTGGAAGAAAACGATATTATAAATGATCGTGAGCAAAAGGGCCCTTTAATTACTTGTGAGCTGGTCGATGACTTAGTTACCAATTCCAGTATTGAAGAATCCAGAAATCAGACGGTCAGCTCTTACTGCAGTATTACACCTAAAGATAAGg AAAAATGTGAAGACTCCATAATTCATTCACCAGCACAACGCCGTATTGAGTTTGACGCGAAATCATGCACTAAAACTGTAGATGATTATTCTGATAATGATAAAGATGATTCTCACAATGCGGCCTTAACTGTGAAAATCGCTAATACTCCTTTGTCGCCCATTTCAAGTGGTATTACTAGTCCCATTAATACCTTCACATTTAGAGAATATAAGCCCACCGCGGAAATAGATGGCTGTTGTGCagaaattatatatttg CTTAAAGAAATTGATATACCTAACATTCCGGTAAACAAACCCGATGATTTAGATTTGCTTCTGCGAACGAACTCTTCTGATCCTAGATtgtttaagtatttaaaaaag AATGCCAATGCAGTGCATGGTGCTTCGTCACTTTGTGTTTACAGTAAAGTCAGTCAGAGTGATCCTCGCCGCTCGAGTAGCATTTACAATTCGGATACATATTTAAGCCAACGTCCACAAGAACCTAGCCAGCAAACGCCCAATATGCTGCTCTATGGCTGCCTGCAACGTTCTCCATGGTATCAGTCGCTGATGTCTAcaatgaaaatacaaataaatcaaaCCGTTTCGGTACTCGTACATGCTATCAATAGTTTTCAGAAAATGCGTCTAGAATATCCCAACGCTGTCTTTgatattttcaaactttattgcGCTGGCGAGTTAttggaaattttggaaaatctcGGACTCTTCGTAGACGTCAACGGGGTAATAtctgaaaagaaaaatgtatccaGCTTCGCGGGTCGCTCATACGGTTGTTCTTCGGTGGTGAatgcgacctacagttttattcagCCAGTGGAGCCGCCTTCAGTAACAGTTCAACATCAACAGATGCGTTCTTTCACAGCACCATCCGCAAACTTTTCTGCACCATCAGCTACCTTTCAACAACCATCACCATCACCATCACCATTCATTAGCTGCTACATTGATTCGCCACAAATGGCAATGGAGAAGCCAGTACAGCTGCCAAAACCTTCTTTGCCTCGACCATCACCTATTACATACTCTCGTCGGCCAACACTACCACAACAACCGCCATCGTCACCACCACCAAGACGTCACTGCGGACTAAAGGTGCCATATTCGTCTAGGCCACCTCGTCATTTATGGTCGCCGATAAAGCGTCAAGCGAGTTACTCGGACTCTGAAGAGGAGTGCTGGGATTCGGACGATGATACAACTTCATCCAGACCGTCAAAACTTCCACTTAGTCCTGACGGTTCTGATAGTTCTCACAATAGTTATGAAGTTCCTCATCGCAATTactcaaaaactgaaaaatttgtcGAGGGTCGTTCGTCAAACTACGGAAAATCGCTCGAAAGCGCTAAGAAGCGTTACTAA